A genomic stretch from Sphaerodactylus townsendi isolate TG3544 linkage group LG15, MPM_Stown_v2.3, whole genome shotgun sequence includes:
- the LOC125444690 gene encoding keratin, type I cytoskeletal 10-like isoform X2 — protein MYGPGGGSIVGTLSYGGPYGLGGGSAAGNFASGGLCSFSSGGGPGVGIFCTGVACGAKSSWGVIGGGTAGCFHIHSPGTAVCNSGLLSGGGKETMQNLNDRLASYLAKVRALEEANSDLEQKIRNWYEKFGPHNDGGPRDYSKYYTTIDEFRNKILSVSVTNAGIILQIDNARLAADDFRMKYDNETFLRQSAEADTNGLRRVLNELILSKSDQEMQIESFTEELVFLKKNHEEEIKGLQGTASGNVNVEINTIPGTNLTTLLNKMRAEYESLAEQNRKDAESWFNEKNKELNMKINVSAKETSSNKTEITDLRHTLQALEIDLKSQLALRQSLEDTLAESEGCYCVQLLQMQGLISNMEAQVYQMREDMECQNADYRQLLDIKIRLENEIDTYRRLINGEARSKENDSD, from the exons ATGTATGGTCCAGGTGGAGGGTCCATTGTGGGAACTTTGAGTTATGGGGGACCATATGGTCTGGGTGGAGGGTCTGCTGCAGGAAACTTTGCAAGTGGTGGATTGTGTAGCTTTTCCAGTGGTGGAGGGCCCGGTGTGGGAATATTCTGTACTGGGGTAGCTTGTGGGGCCAAATCAAGCTGGGGTGTCATTGGAGGAGGCACTGCTggttgctttcacatccacaGTCCTGGCACTGCTGTATGCAATAGCGGACTCCTGTCTGGTGGTGGAAAAGAAACGATGCAGAATCTTAATGACCGCCTGGCCTCCTACCTGGCTAAAGTACGTGCTCTGGAAGAGGCAAACAGTGATCTTGAACAAAAAATCAGAAACTGGTATGAAAAATTTGGACCACACAATGATGGAGGACCACGTGATTACAGCAAATATTATACAACAATTGATGAGTTTCGAAATAAG ATCCTTTCAGTAAGTGTTACCAATGCTGGCATTATTCTACAGATAGACAATGCCAGGCTGGCAGCAGACGACTTCAGAATGAA atacgACAATGAGACATTCCTCCGTCAGAGTGCTGAAGCAGACACCAATGGGCTGCGCAGAGTTCTCAATGAGCTGATTCTGTCCAAAAGTGATCAGGAAATGCAGATTGAAAGTTTTACTGAAGAGCTGGTCTTCCTCAAGAAGAACCATGAAGAG GAAATAAAAGGTTTGCAAGGCACAGCGTCTGGCAATGTCAATGTTGAAATTAACACCATTCCAGGAACCAACCTAACCACACTATTGAACAAGATGCGAGCAGAGTACGAGTCGCTGGCAGAGCAAAATCGTAAAGACGCCGAAAGCTGGTTCAATGAAAAG aacaaagaattaaACATGAAGATCAATGTGAGTGCTAAGGAGACCAGCAGCAACAAGACTGAGATCACAGACCTGAGACACACCCTTCAAGCTCTGGAGATTGACCTGAAATCTCAACTTGCTTTG AGGCAATCACTTGAAGACACTTTGGCAGAATCCGAAGGTTGCTACTGTGTCCAGCTCCTTCAAATGCAAGGGCTGATCAGCAACATGGAGGCCCAAGTGTACCAAATGAGAGAAGACATGGAGTGCCAGAATGCAGATTACAGACAACTTCTGGACATTAAGATCCGCCTGGAGAATGAAATCGATACCTATCGGCGTTTGATCAATGGAGAAGCAAG
- the LOC125444689 gene encoding keratin, type I cytoskeletal 12-like, with translation MSFFSHSSKQDSCSYSNRGLVRTSGSGAHSLSAGSGGRVFAGSTSRGDGARGSGGGMCNTSRTSGGQGRWSSSGTSDNTGGPWGWSTRWGMSGCGSTGGFHGFGGGENGFLLGDDKQTMQNLNDRLATYLGKVHALEEANADLEEKIAEWYKKLGQGTNDGGSRDYSNYYTSIEDLRKQIISAITENGKIILQIDNARLAGADFQLKYDNELSLRQGAEADINGLRRVLDEITMSRSDLEMQIENLTEELQYIKKSHEEDMKSVMDSTAGDIVVKMNAAPGVDLTALLNKMRAEYEAIAEENRKDIEMWFSEQSRELNRQISSSAQETSTNKNEIMELRRSLQNLEIELQSQLSLKQSLEGTLTEVEGQYCAQLSQMQGAISKVEDQVQQIRADTESQDREYQQLLDTKIRLESEIETYRKLMDEEERSSTLEYEDSRFGASRATDGGSRGFGYSESSSRKPRSIESRSRSQELVTPESQNSRYGESRSRTSGSASTRSSAGSSDDSGSRGRSSARDLQKTRVIKTIVEDRIGDQVISTRVQSVEEKPVQ, from the exons ATGAGTTTCTTTAGCCACTCTTCCAAACAAGACTCTTGCTCCTACAGCAACAGAGGACTGGTGAGAACATCCGGCAGCGGGGCGCACAGCTTAAGTGCTGGTTCTGGAGGAAGGGTCTTTGCTGGAAGCACCAGCAGAGGCGATGGTGCACGGGGCTCTGGTGGAGGCATGTGTAACACCAGTAGAACATCTGGAGGTCAAGGGAGATGGAGTTCTAGTGGCACTTCAGACAACACTGGAGGGCCCTGGGGCTGGAGTACTAGATGGGGCATGTCTGGATGTGGCTCAACAGGAGGCTTTCATGGATTTGGCGGTGGAGAGAATGGCTTTCTTTTGGGAGATGACAAACAAACCATGCAAAACCTTAATGACCGCTTGGCAACCTACCTGGGTAAAGTGCATGCTCTGGAGGAGGCTAACGCTGACCTTGAGGAAAAAATCGCAGAATGGTATAAGAAACTGGGACAAGGGACCAATGACGGAGGATCACGTGATTATAGCAACTATTATACAAGCATTGAGGATCTTCGAAAACAG ataaTTAGTGCAAttacagaaaatggaaaaatcaTTTTGCAGATTGACAATGCAAGGTTGGCTGGTGCCGACTTCCAACTCAA GTATGACAACGAACTGTCCCTCCGCCAGGGTGCCGAAGCTGACATCAATGGCCTGCGTAGAGTCCTGGATGAAATTACCATGAGCAGGAGCGATCTGGAAATGCAGATCGAAAACCTGACTGAGGAACTCCAATACATTAAGAAGAGTCATGAGGAG GATATGAAGTCTGTGATGGACAGCACTGCTGGAGATATAGTTGTAAAGATGAATGCTGCACCCGGAGTTGACCTGACTGCTCTTCTCAACAAGATGAGAGCTGAATATGAGGCCATTGCTGAGGAGAACCGAAAAGACATTGAGATGTGGTTCAGTGAACAG AGTCGAGAACTGAACAGGCAGATCAGCAGCAGCGCCCAGGAGACCAGCACCAACAAGAATGAGATAATGGAACTAAGACGCAGTCTGCAAAACCTGGAGATTGAACTGCAGTCACAACTGTCTctg AAACAATCTCTTGAGGGCACACTAACAGAAGTGGAAGGCCAATATTGTGCCCAGCTTTCCCAAATGCAAGGAGCAATAAGCAAAGTGGAGGATCAAGTGCAGCAAATCAGGGCTGATACGGAGAGTCAGGATAGAGAATATCAGCAGCTTTTAGATACCAAGATCCGCCTAGAGAGTGAGATTGAAACTTACCGCAAACTGATGGATGAGGAAGAGAG ATCAAGCACATTGGAATATGAAGATTCAAGATTTGGGGCTTCAAGAGCTACAGATGGAGGATCCAGAGGTTTTGGTTATTCTGAATCCTCTTCTAGAAAGCCAAGATCTATAGAGTCAAGGTCTAGAAGCCAAGAATTGGTCACCCCTGAGTCCCAGAACTCCAGATATGGAGAGTCAAGATCTAGAACTTCAGGATCTGCAAGCACAAGATCTAGTGCTGGAAGTTCTGATGACTCAGGATCGAGAGGTAGAAGCTCTGCCAGAG ATCTACAAAAGACAAGAGTGATCAAGACAATTGTGGAAGACAGAATTGGTGACCAAGTTATCTCCACTCGTGTCCAGTCTGTAGAAGAAAAACCAGTACAATAA